In Azospirillaceae bacterium, a genomic segment contains:
- a CDS encoding SGNH/GDSL hydrolase family protein — MKSLSRASASAMLTLAVTASAALPAVPAMAATSAWAATWQASPQPTWGSDFLFPTNLPPVLHDQTVRQVARISLGGQRLRIVLSNTYGREPIVVGKATLARPAANGAIATDSLRPVTFGGRELATILPGASLVSDPVALPVPALAQVTISIHLPNATPVRTFHWDGRQTGWIAPGDQTSSVAWAKADDAIQSTTARPLLTGIQVETEQAARAVVVLGDSITDGATASLDQDSRWPDFLAARLAPHGVAVVNAGISGARLLSDGMGVNAMARLERDVLTQPGVQSVIVMLGINDISWPGTAFAPNASRPTLDALTAGYRQLVEQAHARGVRVIGTTLTPFKGALPGTPLDNYYHPDKDALRQRVNDWIRRSGIFDAVIDFDAALRDSAHPIQIAARFDSGDHLHPGDEGNRAMADAVDLEALLPGVEAMSSGDGDTSK, encoded by the coding sequence ATGAAGTCCCTTTCCAGGGCTTCCGCTTCAGCCATGCTGACCTTGGCGGTTACGGCAAGCGCAGCCTTGCCCGCCGTACCTGCGATGGCGGCCACGTCCGCTTGGGCGGCAACTTGGCAGGCCAGCCCGCAACCGACCTGGGGATCGGATTTTCTGTTTCCCACCAACCTCCCGCCGGTACTGCATGACCAGACTGTGCGCCAGGTGGCGCGCATCAGCCTGGGCGGGCAACGCCTGCGCATCGTATTGTCCAACACCTACGGTCGCGAGCCCATCGTTGTGGGCAAGGCCACCCTCGCACGGCCGGCCGCAAACGGTGCGATCGCCACTGACAGCCTGCGGCCGGTGACCTTCGGCGGGCGGGAACTGGCAACGATTCTTCCTGGTGCGTCGCTGGTCAGCGATCCCGTGGCCTTGCCGGTGCCGGCGCTTGCACAGGTCACGATCAGCATCCATCTGCCGAATGCGACACCCGTGCGCACCTTCCATTGGGACGGCCGCCAGACGGGCTGGATCGCGCCCGGCGACCAAACGTCGAGCGTGGCATGGGCGAAAGCCGATGATGCGATACAGAGCACCACGGCCCGTCCGCTGCTGACGGGAATCCAGGTCGAAACCGAACAGGCCGCGCGGGCAGTCGTGGTGCTGGGCGATTCCATCACCGATGGCGCGACCGCCAGCCTCGACCAGGACAGCCGCTGGCCGGACTTCCTGGCTGCCCGGCTGGCCCCGCACGGCGTGGCTGTCGTCAATGCGGGCATCTCCGGCGCGCGCTTGCTGTCCGACGGCATGGGTGTCAACGCGATGGCGCGACTGGAGCGCGACGTGCTGACCCAGCCTGGCGTGCAAAGCGTCATCGTGATGCTGGGCATCAACGACATTTCCTGGCCGGGCACTGCATTCGCGCCGAATGCCTCACGCCCCACGCTGGATGCGCTGACGGCAGGCTACCGGCAACTGGTGGAACAGGCTCATGCGCGAGGCGTGCGCGTGATCGGCACCACGCTGACGCCCTTCAAGGGCGCATTGCCCGGAACGCCGCTGGACAACTACTACCACCCCGACAAGGATGCCCTGCGCCAGCGGGTGAACGATTGGATTCGCCGGAGCGGCATATTCGACGCTGTGATCGATTTCGACGCGGCCTTGCGCGATTCCGCCCATCCGATCCAGATTGCCGCGCGCTTTGATTCCGGCGACCATCTGCACCCTGGCGATGAGGGTAACCGAGCGATGGCGGATGCCGTCGATCTCGAAGCGCTGCTGCCAGGAGTCGAAGCCATGTCCAGCGGTGACGGCGACACCTCAAAGTAG
- a CDS encoding SurA N-terminal domain-containing protein: MLQFIRKFSGSWFSKILFVVLIICFGIWGVGRVGTTVSDQAVARVGSTEISPEDVDRAFKQQVSRLRQSMGPDLTNDQAKQMGLMRSALQDEIQRALIKEATHDFGLRVSEEAAAQKIADMPVFKGKTGQFDPMMMRMLLAQNNLTEEQVVAEVREDMARTEVTEALAAGVQVPAQMARDIVRYRGEERGAETLFVADKSMPDPGTPDQKALEDFHKAQAVRYTAPEYRALTVATLSTDAIAKAEDVSDDDLKKAYEARTAEFVKPEHRDVDQVLVDSQEQAQKIAKAAAAGKSLADAAKEAGATTLPLAGVTKAELPAELQDVAFSLPQGKVSDPVHSGFGWHVIAITKIVPGSTQTLDEVKAKLVEQVKAERATDQLYDLSNKMDDALSGGASLDEAAQKAGAAIVKIPAVDKEGKDPAGKPVTTVPALAKVVQTAFTVATGENSNMIEGERNKSYFAVRVDSIQAPAVRPLDQIKDQVVADWKASKRSEAAQAKAKAIVEKLKAGTPADQVAKDMGAVYTRQPPVGRTPPKDVGMPAQLIDTLFTLKVGEVTSAAATDGQMVARLAAVVAMPEPLMNQQTTIAQKQLRDGVAGDLYFQFMDALRQRYRITENRTLVQRLEQTQP; the protein is encoded by the coding sequence ATGCTTCAGTTCATCCGCAAATTCTCGGGCTCGTGGTTTTCCAAGATCCTGTTCGTCGTCCTGATCATCTGTTTCGGGATTTGGGGCGTCGGCCGGGTCGGCACCACGGTCAGTGATCAAGCTGTGGCACGGGTCGGCAGCACCGAAATCTCGCCCGAGGACGTGGACCGCGCCTTCAAGCAGCAGGTCAGCCGCCTGCGCCAGTCCATGGGGCCGGACCTCACCAACGACCAGGCCAAGCAGATGGGCCTGATGCGCAGCGCGCTGCAGGATGAGATCCAGCGCGCGCTGATCAAGGAGGCCACGCACGACTTCGGCCTGCGCGTCTCGGAAGAGGCCGCCGCCCAGAAGATCGCCGACATGCCGGTGTTCAAGGGCAAGACCGGGCAGTTCGATCCCATGATGATGCGGATGCTGCTGGCCCAGAACAACCTGACCGAAGAGCAGGTCGTCGCCGAGGTGCGCGAGGACATGGCCCGCACCGAGGTGACGGAGGCCCTGGCCGCCGGCGTGCAGGTGCCGGCCCAGATGGCCCGCGACATCGTGCGTTACCGGGGTGAGGAACGGGGGGCCGAGACCCTGTTCGTGGCCGACAAGTCCATGCCCGACCCGGGCACCCCGGACCAGAAGGCGCTGGAGGATTTCCATAAGGCCCAGGCCGTCCGCTACACCGCCCCGGAATACCGCGCCCTGACGGTGGCCACCCTGTCCACCGACGCCATCGCCAAGGCCGAGGATGTCAGCGACGACGATCTGAAGAAGGCGTACGAGGCCCGCACGGCCGAGTTCGTGAAGCCCGAACACCGCGACGTGGACCAGGTGCTGGTGGACAGCCAGGAGCAGGCGCAGAAGATCGCCAAGGCCGCCGCGGCCGGCAAGTCGCTGGCCGACGCCGCCAAGGAAGCCGGCGCCACCACCCTGCCCCTGGCCGGCGTGACCAAGGCAGAACTGCCGGCGGAACTGCAGGACGTGGCCTTCAGCCTGCCGCAGGGCAAGGTGTCGGACCCCGTGCACAGCGGCTTCGGCTGGCACGTCATCGCCATCACCAAGATCGTGCCCGGCAGCACCCAGACCCTGGATGAGGTCAAGGCCAAGCTGGTGGAACAGGTGAAGGCCGAGCGCGCCACCGACCAGCTGTACGACCTGTCCAACAAGATGGACGACGCCCTGTCGGGCGGCGCCTCGCTGGATGAGGCCGCCCAGAAGGCGGGTGCGGCGATCGTCAAGATCCCAGCGGTGGACAAGGAAGGCAAGGACCCGGCCGGCAAGCCGGTGACCACGGTGCCGGCCCTGGCCAAGGTGGTGCAGACCGCCTTCACCGTCGCCACCGGTGAGAACAGCAACATGATCGAGGGCGAGCGCAACAAGAGCTACTTCGCCGTGCGCGTCGACAGCATCCAGGCCCCGGCCGTGCGCCCGCTGGACCAGATCAAGGACCAGGTGGTCGCCGACTGGAAGGCGTCCAAGCGCAGCGAGGCCGCACAGGCCAAGGCCAAGGCCATTGTGGAGAAGCTGAAGGCCGGCACCCCGGCCGACCAGGTGGCAAAGGACATGGGCGCCGTCTACACGCGCCAGCCGCCGGTGGGCCGCACCCCGCCCAAGGATGTCGGCATGCCGGCCCAGCTGATCGACACCCTGTTCACCCTGAAGGTGGGTGAGGTCACCAGTGCGGCCGCCACCGACGGCCAGATGGTCGCGCGCCTGGCCGCCGTGGTGGCCATGCCCGAGCCGCTGATGAACCAGCAGACCACCATCGCCCAGAAGCAGCTGCGCGATGGTGTCGCCGGCGATCTCTACTTCCAGTTCATGGATGCCCTGCGCCAGCGCTATCGCATCACCGAGAACCGGACGCTGGTCCAGCGGCTGGAACAGACCCAGCCCTGA